Proteins found in one Hypericibacter terrae genomic segment:
- a CDS encoding acyl-[ACP]--phospholipid O-acyltransferase, whose translation MTDGNHQAGGYGALLRRRGFLALMVAQFLGALNDNILKMTVVLIATGAAGTDSAEAASFIALAGGAFILPFLLFSGWAGQIADRNRKDRVIAYVKLFETPIMLLAIPALMSGYDWAMLGSLFLISTQAAFFSPAKYGILPEILDTAQLSRGNALLESSTFLAIILGAVIGGVLFDIVSHATIGWLMVGFAVIGAFAAFHTERAPAPREKRRFSLRPSADLIPGFKAIASDRGMIMTAAGITWFWLLAAFLQMMAIRLGREDLGLGGGGTGLLQAAIAIGIGLGSLAAGRLSGPKVEPGLVPLGSIGMGAASVWLAGATGSLDAALPALAALGFFGGLFIVPLNAALQQKAPVDERGRVVACANMIGTVGILMASGLAWVMGSALQWSTSAEVLAAGIGTFIATAVAIWQVPDYLARFLLWLATHTLYRIRIEGSENVPERGPALIVCNHMSFVDGLLVGACVQRFVRFMAWSGFFKGGFGWFLRRMKVIPVSGKDAVAAIKRARAELEQGHVVCIFAEGSISRTGSTLPFKRGMELIADGLDVPVIPVHLDQVWGSIFSYKGGKFFWKWPDRLIRPVTVSFGKPLAKPSAWAARRAVLALGSEAWARRHSASDFLQIRILKTAKRRWRKRALMDTTGRKLTFGQTAIASIILAKRLRAQKPMVGILMPASVAAALLNVGLMLAGKTPVNLNFTAGPEAMASMIRRCGIETVITSKAFLEKAKLETPAGALYVEDLLTDISKLDKLKAAAMALLLPSSWIARILGGDFRTTKPPATVMFSSGSTGEPKGAVLSHKAIIANLEAVAQVLWVDRDDVIAGVLPFFHSFGFTGTLCLPLVAGIGAAYHANPLDAKAIGPLVKKSSATILLGTPTFLQTWTRAADPEDMKTLRHVVTGAEHLRPEIADAFAAKFGPRPLEGFGMTEMGPVVAVNGMDVEDGAEAQAGQKDGTVGRPVPGVAVRTVDPDTFEEVPDGTEGMLLVKGPGMMDGYIGDPKRTADAMVEGWYKSGDIALIDSDGFIKITGRLSRFSKIAGEMVPHGRIEDAVLTIPGVRAAIVVATPDPAKGERIVVLYEGDATPEAVMERLGASGLPKLWLPKRDGVRKLDAVPVLGSGKADLKKAKEIAAAAE comes from the coding sequence ATGACGGACGGCAATCACCAGGCCGGGGGCTATGGCGCCCTGTTGCGCCGGCGCGGCTTTCTCGCCCTCATGGTGGCGCAGTTCCTGGGCGCCCTCAACGACAACATCCTGAAGATGACGGTGGTGCTGATCGCGACCGGCGCGGCCGGCACGGATTCGGCCGAGGCCGCCTCTTTCATCGCGCTCGCGGGCGGCGCCTTCATCCTGCCCTTCCTGCTGTTCTCCGGCTGGGCCGGCCAGATCGCGGATCGCAACCGCAAGGACCGCGTGATCGCCTACGTGAAGCTGTTCGAGACTCCGATCATGCTGCTCGCGATTCCGGCGCTCATGAGCGGCTACGACTGGGCGATGCTGGGATCGCTGTTCCTGATCTCGACCCAGGCCGCCTTCTTCAGCCCCGCCAAATACGGGATCCTGCCCGAGATCCTGGATACGGCGCAGCTCTCGCGCGGCAACGCGCTGCTCGAATCCTCGACCTTCCTCGCCATCATCCTCGGCGCCGTCATCGGCGGCGTGCTGTTCGATATCGTGAGCCATGCCACGATCGGCTGGCTCATGGTCGGCTTTGCCGTGATCGGCGCCTTCGCGGCCTTCCATACCGAGCGCGCCCCGGCGCCGCGCGAGAAGCGCCGCTTTTCCTTGCGGCCCTCGGCCGACCTCATTCCCGGCTTCAAGGCGATCGCCTCCGACCGAGGCATGATCATGACCGCGGCCGGCATCACCTGGTTCTGGCTGCTCGCCGCCTTCCTGCAGATGATGGCGATCCGCCTCGGCCGCGAGGATCTCGGCCTCGGCGGCGGCGGCACCGGCCTGCTCCAGGCCGCGATCGCGATCGGCATCGGCCTGGGCTCGCTCGCCGCCGGCCGCCTCTCCGGGCCCAAGGTCGAGCCAGGGCTGGTGCCGCTGGGCTCGATCGGCATGGGCGCCGCCTCGGTCTGGCTCGCCGGCGCCACCGGCTCGCTCGATGCCGCCCTCCCGGCGCTGGCGGCGCTGGGATTCTTCGGCGGCCTCTTCATCGTGCCCCTGAACGCGGCGCTGCAGCAGAAGGCGCCCGTCGACGAGCGCGGGCGCGTCGTCGCCTGCGCCAACATGATCGGCACGGTCGGCATCCTCATGGCCTCGGGCCTCGCCTGGGTCATGGGCAGCGCGCTCCAATGGAGCACCAGCGCCGAGGTCCTGGCGGCCGGCATCGGCACCTTCATCGCGACCGCGGTCGCGATCTGGCAGGTCCCCGACTACCTGGCCCGCTTCCTGCTGTGGCTCGCCACCCATACGCTCTACCGGATCCGGATCGAGGGCTCGGAGAACGTCCCGGAGCGCGGACCCGCCCTCATCGTCTGCAATCACATGTCGTTCGTGGACGGGTTGCTGGTGGGGGCCTGCGTGCAGCGCTTCGTGCGCTTCATGGCCTGGTCCGGATTCTTCAAGGGCGGCTTCGGCTGGTTCCTGCGGCGCATGAAGGTCATCCCCGTGAGCGGCAAGGACGCCGTCGCCGCCATCAAGCGCGCGCGGGCCGAACTCGAGCAAGGCCATGTGGTCTGCATCTTCGCCGAGGGCTCGATCAGCCGCACCGGCTCCACGCTTCCCTTCAAGCGCGGCATGGAACTCATCGCCGACGGGCTCGACGTGCCGGTGATCCCGGTCCATCTCGACCAGGTCTGGGGCTCGATCTTCAGCTACAAGGGCGGCAAGTTCTTCTGGAAATGGCCGGACCGGCTGATCCGCCCGGTGACGGTGAGCTTCGGCAAGCCGCTCGCCAAGCCCAGCGCCTGGGCCGCGCGCCGCGCCGTGCTGGCGCTGGGCAGCGAGGCCTGGGCGCGGCGCCACTCGGCCAGCGACTTCCTCCAGATCCGCATCCTCAAGACCGCCAAGCGCCGCTGGCGCAAGCGGGCGCTCATGGACACCACGGGCCGCAAGCTCACCTTCGGCCAGACCGCGATTGCCTCGATCATCCTGGCGAAGCGGTTGCGCGCGCAGAAGCCCATGGTGGGCATCCTGATGCCGGCCTCGGTCGCGGCGGCCTTGCTCAATGTCGGGCTGATGCTGGCCGGCAAGACGCCGGTCAATCTCAACTTCACCGCCGGCCCCGAGGCCATGGCCTCGATGATCCGCCGCTGCGGCATCGAGACGGTCATCACCTCGAAGGCCTTCCTCGAGAAGGCCAAGCTCGAGACGCCAGCCGGCGCCCTCTATGTCGAGGATCTGCTGACCGACATTTCGAAGCTCGACAAGCTCAAGGCCGCGGCGATGGCGCTGTTGCTGCCGTCGTCCTGGATCGCGCGGATCCTGGGCGGCGACTTCAGGACGACGAAGCCGCCGGCAACCGTCATGTTCTCGAGCGGCAGCACCGGCGAGCCCAAGGGCGCCGTGCTGAGCCACAAGGCGATCATCGCCAATCTCGAGGCGGTGGCGCAGGTGCTCTGGGTCGACCGCGACGATGTCATCGCCGGCGTGCTGCCCTTCTTCCATTCGTTCGGTTTCACCGGCACGCTCTGCCTGCCGCTGGTGGCCGGCATCGGCGCCGCCTATCACGCCAATCCCCTGGACGCCAAGGCGATCGGGCCGCTGGTCAAGAAATCCTCGGCGACGATCCTGCTCGGCACGCCGACCTTCCTCCAGACTTGGACGCGCGCCGCCGATCCCGAGGACATGAAGACCCTGCGCCATGTGGTGACGGGCGCGGAGCATTTGCGGCCCGAAATCGCCGACGCCTTCGCCGCCAAGTTCGGGCCGCGGCCGCTCGAAGGCTTCGGCATGACCGAGATGGGGCCGGTCGTCGCCGTCAACGGCATGGATGTCGAGGACGGCGCGGAGGCGCAGGCGGGTCAGAAGGACGGCACGGTCGGCCGGCCGGTTCCCGGCGTCGCCGTGCGGACGGTCGATCCCGACACGTTCGAAGAGGTGCCCGACGGCACCGAAGGCATGCTGCTGGTCAAGGGCCCGGGCATGATGGATGGCTATATCGGCGATCCGAAGCGCACGGCCGACGCGATGGTGGAGGGCTGGTACAAGAGCGGCGACATCGCGCTGATCGATTCCGACGGTTTCATCAAGATCACGGGCCGGCTCTCGCGCTTTTCCAAGATCGCGGGCGAGATGGTTCCGCATGGCCGCATCGAGGACGCCGTCCTGACGATCCCCGGCGTGCGCGCCGCCATCGTGGTCGCCACCCCCGATCCCGCCAAGGGCGAGCGAATCGTCGTGCTCTATGAAGGCGACGCGACGCCGGAAGCGGTGATGGAAAGATTGGGCGCGTCCGGCCTGCCGAAGCTCTGGCTGCCCAAGCGCGACGGCGTGCGCAAGCTCGACGCGGTGCCGGTCCTGGGCTCGGGCAAGGCGGACCTCAAAAAGGCGAAGGAGATCGCGGCGGCGGCGGAATGA
- a CDS encoding gamma-glutamyltransferase family protein, with the protein MASISRQNVTRSGASGRGGAVAAARAESAQAGIAMIEAGGNAIDAAVAAAFVAGVIEPMETTLAGTGFLLVNLPEGGGTHAVEFGPRGPAKAHAQMFEIDRSRALDRGLGVSVVVGDANIQGILAAGVPSTIPALIAALARFGKLSLAQVMAPAIRAAHDGFDADSYFALSALASLPALRKDPGTRKTFLVNGDPPVAAHSGTASYGPHPRIRQEALGRSLEIIAAKGAAAFQSGEIAKDLMATVRDLGGILSAEDLRAVSPQVTQPRRLSFRGFDIWAPSAPSGGLTELQMLTIWQALHPETPPLEDDARRLRGLAEVSWHAFADRYHWLGDPDFVAVPETGLLSKEYAATIAATIRKGEAPPRLGPDDGLPWEVFASRAVHDPWRYEGGGKKAPAWRPEGSTEPKAGTTHVSAMDGQGMAVTITHTAASMFGSQVVCERTGFLFDATMGWFNARPGAANSIAGGKRPLANMGPLLITRGGKSVAAIGAPGGRRIVNAMVQVALDITERGMDAAAAVQAPRIDASGSTLLASERLAAVAKELEPTCGKAALVPEQHQGFGYELARPVVVVRNGAGEISAATDPFVNGHAMSL; encoded by the coding sequence ATGGCCAGCATCTCCCGGCAGAATGTGACACGCTCGGGCGCCTCCGGGCGCGGCGGCGCCGTCGCGGCCGCGCGGGCCGAGAGTGCACAGGCCGGGATCGCGATGATCGAGGCCGGCGGCAACGCGATCGACGCCGCCGTCGCGGCCGCGTTCGTCGCCGGTGTCATCGAGCCGATGGAGACCACGCTCGCCGGCACCGGCTTTCTGCTGGTCAACCTGCCCGAAGGCGGCGGAACTCACGCGGTGGAGTTCGGTCCCCGGGGGCCGGCGAAGGCCCACGCGCAGATGTTCGAGATCGACCGGTCACGCGCGCTCGATCGCGGGCTCGGCGTCTCGGTCGTGGTCGGCGATGCCAATATTCAGGGCATCCTCGCCGCGGGTGTGCCGAGCACGATCCCGGCCTTGATCGCGGCGCTGGCACGCTTCGGCAAGCTGTCGCTCGCGCAAGTGATGGCGCCCGCGATCCGGGCCGCGCATGACGGCTTCGACGCGGATTCCTATTTTGCGCTGTCGGCACTGGCCTCGCTGCCGGCCCTGCGGAAGGACCCCGGCACGCGCAAGACCTTCCTCGTCAACGGCGATCCGCCCGTCGCGGCCCATAGCGGCACCGCCAGCTACGGCCCGCATCCGCGCATCCGGCAGGAAGCCTTGGGGCGCAGTCTGGAGATCATCGCGGCCAAGGGTGCCGCGGCGTTTCAGAGCGGCGAGATCGCGAAGGACCTGATGGCGACCGTGCGCGATCTCGGTGGGATCCTCTCGGCCGAGGATCTGCGCGCGGTGTCGCCCCAGGTCACGCAACCGCGGCGGCTCTCCTTCCGGGGCTTCGACATCTGGGCGCCGTCGGCGCCGAGCGGCGGCTTGACCGAGCTGCAGATGCTGACGATCTGGCAGGCGCTCCATCCGGAGACGCCGCCGCTCGAGGATGACGCCAGGCGGCTGCGCGGCCTTGCCGAGGTGAGCTGGCACGCCTTCGCCGACCGTTATCATTGGCTGGGCGATCCTGATTTCGTGGCGGTGCCGGAGACGGGGCTGCTGTCGAAGGAATACGCGGCCACGATCGCGGCCACGATCCGCAAGGGCGAGGCGCCGCCGCGCCTCGGGCCCGATGACGGGCTTCCCTGGGAGGTGTTTGCGTCCCGCGCGGTTCACGATCCCTGGCGGTACGAGGGCGGCGGCAAGAAGGCGCCGGCCTGGCGGCCGGAAGGGTCGACCGAGCCCAAGGCCGGCACCACCCATGTCTCGGCCATGGACGGCCAGGGCATGGCGGTCACCATCACCCACACCGCCGCCAGCATGTTCGGGAGCCAGGTCGTCTGCGAGCGCACCGGGTTCCTGTTCGACGCGACCATGGGCTGGTTCAATGCGCGTCCCGGCGCCGCCAACTCGATCGCAGGCGGCAAGCGGCCGCTTGCCAATATGGGGCCGCTGCTCATCACGCGCGGCGGGAAATCGGTGGCCGCGATCGGCGCACCGGGTGGGCGGCGCATCGTCAATGCGATGGTGCAGGTCGCGCTCGACATCACCGAGCGCGGTATGGACGCCGCGGCGGCGGTCCAGGCGCCCCGCATCGATGCGAGCGGCTCGACCCTGCTGGCCTCCGAACGGTTGGCGGCTGTCGCGAAGGAACTCGAACCCACTTGCGGCAAGGCGGCCCTGGTGCCCGAGCAGCATCAGGGTTTCGGCTATGAGCTGGCGCGGCCCGTGGTGGTGGTGCGCAACGGCGCCGGCGAGATCTCGGCCGCGACCGATCCCTTCGTCAACGGCCATGCGATGAGCCTCTGA
- a CDS encoding NAD+ synthase encodes MTAAKGVLRLALIQANPTVGAVDANLARALAYCESHKDADLIVFPECFASGYPLEDLVLRPGFLARVAQAIEGFAASVRKLNGPAVLIGAPVAGANLPYNAAHFITPDGAVRTILKTELPNDDVFDERRVFAQGNDPRPLDLSGWRVGAMICEDMWHGRVTRALTDELADFLIVINGSPYEIDKMPVRLAHARERVRASGCPLIYLNMVGGQDELVLDGGSFVLDEEGEIVAQMPAFAEATLRLELTRSGSWAENGKIEIQGIEHGDGDILGEVVRYPDRLESIYAACTLGLRDYIEKNGFPRAFLGVSGGLDSALVATLAVDAIGADRVVGVMMPTRFTGSESLDLANDLFRRLGCRHGVAPIGAIFDPYERTLDSIGPELMGMTPAAAARSLTSENFQPRIRGALLMGLSNAYGGLVLSTGNKSEMSVGYATLYGDMCGGFNPIKDLYKTTAFDLCRWRNENHRDWMRGGRSPIPQGIIDRPPTAELKPDQTDEASLGAYELLDTILRLLIEHLLAPDEALRQAERQLNTTIDPAYVRRIAGLVKGAEYKRRQAPPGIKLTGRPFGKGWRYPMTNRASL; translated from the coding sequence ATGACCGCCGCCAAAGGCGTTCTCCGCCTCGCCCTCATTCAGGCCAATCCCACCGTCGGCGCCGTCGACGCCAATCTCGCGCGGGCGCTGGCCTATTGCGAGAGCCACAAGGACGCCGATCTCATTGTCTTTCCGGAATGTTTCGCCTCGGGCTATCCGCTCGAGGACCTCGTGCTGCGCCCGGGCTTCCTCGCCCGCGTCGCGCAGGCGATCGAGGGTTTCGCAGCATCGGTGCGCAAGCTCAACGGCCCGGCGGTCCTGATCGGCGCCCCCGTCGCCGGCGCCAACCTTCCCTATAACGCGGCGCATTTCATCACGCCCGACGGCGCGGTCCGGACCATCCTCAAGACCGAGCTGCCCAATGACGACGTGTTCGACGAGCGGCGCGTCTTCGCGCAGGGGAACGATCCGCGGCCGCTGGATCTGAGCGGCTGGCGGGTGGGCGCCATGATCTGCGAGGACATGTGGCATGGCCGCGTGACTCGCGCGCTCACCGACGAGCTCGCCGATTTCCTGATCGTCATCAACGGTTCGCCCTACGAGATCGACAAGATGCCGGTGCGTCTTGCCCATGCGCGCGAGCGCGTGCGCGCCTCGGGCTGCCCACTCATCTATCTCAACATGGTCGGCGGCCAGGACGAGCTGGTGCTGGACGGTGGCTCCTTCGTGCTCGATGAAGAGGGCGAGATCGTCGCGCAGATGCCGGCCTTCGCCGAGGCCACCCTGCGGCTCGAGCTGACGAGGAGCGGCAGCTGGGCCGAGAACGGCAAGATCGAGATTCAGGGTATCGAGCATGGGGACGGCGACATCCTCGGCGAGGTCGTCCGCTATCCCGACCGCCTCGAATCGATCTATGCCGCCTGCACGCTGGGCCTGCGCGACTATATCGAGAAGAACGGCTTCCCCCGCGCGTTCCTCGGCGTCTCCGGCGGCCTCGACAGCGCGCTGGTGGCCACGCTCGCGGTCGACGCGATCGGCGCCGATCGCGTCGTCGGGGTGATGATGCCGACCCGCTTCACCGGCAGCGAGAGCCTCGACCTCGCCAACGACCTGTTCCGGCGGCTGGGCTGCCGTCACGGCGTGGCGCCGATCGGCGCCATATTCGATCCCTATGAGAGGACGCTCGACAGCATCGGGCCCGAGCTGATGGGGATGACGCCGGCCGCCGCCGCCCGCTCCCTGACCTCGGAGAACTTCCAACCCCGAATCCGCGGCGCGCTGCTGATGGGGCTCTCCAACGCCTATGGCGGGCTGGTGCTCTCGACCGGCAACAAGTCGGAGATGTCGGTCGGCTATGCCACGCTCTATGGCGACATGTGCGGCGGTTTCAATCCGATCAAGGATCTCTACAAGACCACGGCCTTCGATCTCTGCCGCTGGCGCAACGAGAATCACCGCGACTGGATGCGCGGCGGCCGGAGCCCGATCCCGCAGGGCATCATCGACCGGCCGCCGACCGCCGAGCTCAAGCCCGACCAGACCGACGAGGCCTCGCTCGGCGCCTATGAGCTGCTGGACACGATCCTGCGGCTCCTGATCGAGCATCTGCTGGCGCCCGACGAAGCCCTGCGCCAGGCCGAGCGGCAGCTCAACACCACGATCGATCCGGCCTATGTCCGGCGGATCGCCGGGCTGGTGAAGGGGGCCGAATACAAGCGCCGCCAGGCGCCGCCGGGCATCAAGCTCACCGGCCGTCCCTTCGGCAAAGGCTGGCGCTACCCGATGACGAACCGCGCAAGCCTCTGA
- a CDS encoding polysaccharide deacetylase family protein, whose translation MSDPAGFPLIERPVPWPHGAKCAVAMTFDIDTDSFLHLEFGKRVPDMVATTSWLRYDEIAVPRILRIYKELGLKQTFFYPAWCMETYPKLVEQILEGGHEIAHHGYLHENSNQLSLEDERAWLRRSIEVIQRMTGQRPRGYRAPVYNYSRHTTDLLAEEGILYDASLMADDVPYVMESRAGEVIELPSHWALDDWPQFAHNIELQYTMTIRSPDEAFAVYQAEFDSAWRHGGLWIGVWHPWLTARLARAEKLVAFIRYMMAKGDVWIAPMEEIARHIRRVTDDGSYKARRVEMPYYRDVIDPTKVPQQKKS comes from the coding sequence ATGAGCGATCCAGCCGGCTTCCCCCTGATCGAACGTCCCGTTCCCTGGCCGCACGGCGCCAAGTGCGCCGTCGCCATGACCTTCGACATCGACACGGACAGTTTCCTGCATCTGGAATTCGGCAAGCGCGTGCCGGACATGGTCGCGACCACCTCATGGCTGCGCTATGACGAAATCGCGGTGCCGCGGATCCTGCGGATCTACAAGGAGCTGGGGCTGAAGCAGACCTTCTTCTACCCGGCCTGGTGCATGGAGACCTATCCGAAGCTGGTCGAGCAGATCCTCGAAGGCGGTCATGAGATCGCCCATCACGGCTATCTCCATGAGAACTCGAACCAGCTCTCGCTCGAGGACGAGCGCGCCTGGCTGCGGCGCAGCATCGAGGTGATCCAGCGCATGACCGGCCAGCGCCCGCGAGGCTACCGGGCCCCGGTTTATAATTATTCGCGCCACACCACCGATCTCCTCGCCGAAGAAGGCATCCTCTACGACGCGAGCCTGATGGCGGACGACGTGCCCTATGTGATGGAATCGCGCGCCGGCGAGGTGATCGAGCTGCCCTCGCATTGGGCGCTCGATGACTGGCCGCAATTTGCCCACAATATCGAACTGCAATACACCATGACGATCCGCTCGCCTGACGAGGCCTTCGCGGTCTATCAGGCGGAGTTCGACAGCGCCTGGCGCCATGGCGGGCTCTGGATCGGCGTCTGGCATCCCTGGCTGACCGCCCGGCTCGCCCGCGCCGAGAAGCTGGTGGCCTTCATCCGCTATATGATGGCGAAAGGCGATGTCTGGATCGCGCCGATGGAGGAGATCGCGCGGCATATCCGCCGCGTGACCGATGACGGCAGCTACAAGGCGCGCCGGGTCGAGATGCCTTATTACCGCGATGTCATCGATCCAACCAAGGTGCCGCAGCAAAAAAAGTCATAG
- a CDS encoding AAA family ATPase, producing MSRGFIIGGFRLPTLGHKYLIEFASRWCEGDLDVMLNTRDEDPIPGALRHRWLADQFRGIARIHRFHNDLPEDAAGVPNFWQRWNRAILKVLGGRPPDLLFASESYGKRLAADLGARYVPVDTPRDAVPISASRVHAGIGEHWDLLLPEARPSFLKRVAIVGPESCGKTTLARRLAAAHRTVHVPEFARSYLEATDPSKYPDLADIAIIGAGHAASEDALARQANRLLVLDTDHLCTAVWSEVALGTVPASIEAEIAARPYDLRLLLADDVPFAPDPLRYAGKERQMTLAHFTAALERRGLAYRIIDGGWTERTKKAAAAVDALMAEPYRLRAVNA from the coding sequence ATGTCCCGCGGCTTCATCATCGGCGGCTTCCGCCTGCCGACCCTCGGCCACAAATATCTGATCGAGTTTGCCTCGCGCTGGTGCGAGGGGGATCTCGACGTGATGCTCAACACCCGCGACGAGGATCCGATCCCTGGTGCGCTGCGCCATCGCTGGCTCGCGGACCAGTTCCGCGGGATCGCGCGCATCCATCGCTTCCATAACGATCTGCCGGAGGATGCGGCGGGCGTGCCGAATTTCTGGCAGCGCTGGAACCGGGCGATCCTGAAGGTTCTCGGCGGCCGGCCCCCCGACCTGCTGTTCGCCTCGGAGAGTTATGGAAAGCGGCTCGCGGCCGATCTGGGTGCGCGCTATGTGCCGGTCGACACGCCGCGCGACGCTGTGCCGATCTCGGCGAGCCGCGTCCATGCCGGCATCGGCGAGCATTGGGATCTGCTGCTGCCCGAGGCACGGCCCTCCTTCCTCAAGCGCGTCGCCATCGTCGGCCCGGAAAGCTGCGGCAAGACCACGCTCGCGCGCCGGCTGGCGGCGGCCCACCGCACGGTCCATGTGCCGGAGTTCGCGCGCAGCTATCTCGAGGCGACCGACCCGTCGAAATATCCCGATCTCGCCGATATCGCGATCATCGGCGCCGGCCATGCGGCCTCGGAGGACGCGCTGGCCCGCCAGGCCAACCGCCTGCTGGTGCTCGACACCGATCATCTCTGCACGGCGGTCTGGAGCGAGGTGGCGCTGGGGACGGTGCCGGCCTCGATTGAAGCCGAGATCGCGGCACGGCCCTACGACCTGCGGCTCCTGCTGGCGGACGACGTGCCCTTCGCGCCCGACCCGCTGCGCTATGCCGGAAAGGAGCGCCAGATGACGCTGGCGCATTTCACCGCTGCGCTCGAGCGCCGAGGCCTCGCCTACCGGATCATCGATGGCGGCTGGACCGAGCGCACCAAGAAGGCCGCCGCCGCGGTCGATGCGCTGATGGCCGAGCCCTACAGGCTGCGGGCCGTGAACGCCTGA
- a CDS encoding TetR/AcrR family transcriptional regulator — translation MMRAATLQDGGKARISAAAIELFGRKGYDATTIRDIAETAAMSLGALYRHYANKDELGRALYAEAIALWSERLLDSAAGLDDPAARLRAMTKFFCRAFDRDPNLFAFLLLNQHGPARSFDPKAANPLKVLEAEIRRGEQDGRILPGNRHLRALCVMGAVLQPAASYSRAGKTGLGALAEEIAAAAIRAAGVIEPTRRSGAVIQ, via the coding sequence ATGATGCGGGCGGCAACGCTCCAGGACGGCGGAAAGGCGCGGATTTCGGCGGCGGCGATCGAGCTGTTCGGCCGGAAGGGCTATGACGCGACCACGATTCGCGACATCGCCGAGACCGCCGCGATGTCGCTGGGCGCGCTCTACCGCCACTACGCCAACAAGGACGAGCTCGGCCGCGCGCTTTATGCCGAGGCGATCGCGCTCTGGTCCGAGCGGCTGCTGGACTCCGCGGCCGGTCTCGATGATCCCGCGGCGCGGCTCCGGGCCATGACAAAATTCTTCTGCCGCGCCTTCGACCGGGACCCGAATCTCTTTGCTTTCCTGCTGCTCAATCAGCATGGTCCCGCGCGGTCGTTCGATCCCAAGGCGGCCAACCCGCTCAAGGTTCTCGAGGCGGAGATCAGGCGCGGCGAGCAGGACGGCCGGATCCTGCCGGGCAACCGGCATCTGCGGGCGCTCTGCGTGATGGGGGCCGTGCTGCAGCCGGCGGCGTCCTATTCGCGGGCGGGGAAGACGGGACTGGGGGCGTTGGCGGAAGAGATCGCGGCAGCGGCGATCCGCGCCGCGGGCGTCATCGAACCAACAAGACGATCAGGGGCGGTTATCCAATGA